CGGTGGAACCGGTGAAGGCGATCTTGTCGACATCCTCATGTGCGGCCAGCGCGGCACCGGCCTCGCCGTAACCGGTGACGATGTTGACCACGCCGGGCGGGAATCCGGCCTCGGTGAAGATCTCGCCGAGCAACAACGCGGTCAGCGGGGTCTGTTCGGCCGGCTTGAGGATGACGGTGTTGCCCGCGGCGAGCGCCGGAGCCAGCTTGAACGCCGCCATCAGCAGCGGGAAGTTCCACGGCACGATCAGGCCACACACGCCGACGGGTTCACGCAGGGTGTAGGCGTGGAACTCACCGCCCGGGACGAACGGCATCGACACATTGACCGTCGAGCCGGTGATCTTGGTCGCCAGGCCCGCGTTGTAGCGGAAGATGTCGGCCGACCAGGCGGTGTCCACGGCGGTCGCGATGGTGGCGGCCTTGCCGTTGTCGAGGGCCTCGAGTTGCCCGAACTCGGCCGCGCGCTCGGTCAGCAGATCGCCGACCCGCCAGATCAGTCGCTCACGTTCGTTGGGCTTCATCCGCGACCACGGACCGTCGTCGAACGCCTGACGGGCGGCGCGGACCGCTCGGTCGACGTCGGCGGCATCGCCGTGCGCGACCGAGGTGATCGGCCGTGCGGTGGCCGGGTCGATGGTCTCGAACGTGCGGCCGGATTCGGCCCACACCCACTCACCGCCGATGAGCATCGGACGGTCGCCGGCGATGAAGTCGCGAACCCGCGGGAGCAGGTCGGTGGCGACAGCGGTCATGAAATCCTCCTGGTCAGGCAGCGAGATCAACAGTGATCTGGGTCATATGTGTGACCTGCTTCATTTCTGCCACCTTTTCGTCGGGTCGCCCTGTCCAGAATCTGAACACCGCACCGAACACCTGACGGGACTCGGCGACACCTGACTGTGGGCGCCCATGACTGCGGGCACCCTGACTGCGGTCACCTGACTGCGGGCGCCGCGGAGTTGGGCACCGCGGGTTGCCGGCCACGGACCTGATCGCGGCATCGGCCCGTCAGACCATGCGCGCCTGATCAGATACCGAGCGACCGCATCCGCGCGTAGAGAGTGGTGCGGCTGATCCCCAGCTCCCGGGCGGCGTGCACCTTGTTGCCGCCGGCACGGTCGAGGGCATCGACGATGGCCGTCCGTTCCGCCTGTTCACGGCCGGACAGATGGGCGGCGCGACTGGTGGTGCGGTGGTCGGCCGGCAGGTCGGCGAGCTCGACGACCCGCGCCGAGCGGTCCGAACAGGTCGTGGCGGCCTGCCGCAGTACGGCGATCAGTTCGGAGAAATTGCCGGGCCAGTCCTGGCACAGCAGCGCGTCGGCGGCCTGACCGGACAGCGTCAGGGTGTCGTCGATGCCGGTCAGCACGCCACTCGCGAGGGCGGCCAGCTCAGACGTCCGGTGACGCAGTGGTGGCAGGTCGACCCGGGTCCCGCAACGGGAGAGCAACGCGGCGACGCCCGCTCCGGTCTGCTCGCGCGGCCCGGCGACCACGATCAGCGGTGCGTCTGCCGTGGCCTGCACCGACGCCTTGCCCAGGAGCGCGACCGAGCGTTCGTCGAGGAGGTCGGCACCGTCGACGACGAGTGGGGCACCTGCGGCGCGTGCCCGGGTGATCGCGCCGAGGACGTCGGGGAGGCGCCCGGAGATGAGGTCGTCGGCGACGTCGACGACCACCGCGGGCACGTCCGCGTCGGCCGCCGTCGCCAGGGCACGGGTGGACCGACCGCTGCCCGGCTCACCGGTGATGGCGACGCTCCCGGATGCCGCGCGGGCGACGGGTGTCGGCGTCGACGGTGTGGGCGCGGCCGGCCGGAATCGGAAGAGGGCCGCGCCACGGGTACCCGCGACGGGCTCGACGCGCACCTCGACGTCCAGGCCGGAGACAAGGGTGAGCGGCATCGTGATCTCCCGCAGTCCGGGATCGGCCGCGACGATCCGCAGCGCGCCGATATCGGTGGGGGACAGCAGTTCTGCCGCCATCGCATTCGTCAGCTGCAGGTCGTCGCCGATCGCGGCGACTGCGATGTCCCGCCGCGGCGCGGCGCGCTGGAACGCGTCGAGGACGCGTCGTTGATGGACGCGGGAACGATCGAGCAGGCGATCGGCGATGTCGGCGACGATGCTGTTGACGAAGGGAACCGCCAACGGGTTGATGCGGTCGGCGATCTCGGACATGCAGATGATCCCGGCGAGACGTCGCGTGGTCGGGTGGACGATCGGCTGACCGAAACAGCTGATGGATTTGAACTGCTCGAGATAGTGCTCGGAGCTGTTGACCGTGATCCCGCCGCGGATCTCTGCCGGCGTGCCGAGCGCCGTGGTGCCGACCGTGTCCTCGCCGAACGGCACTCCCGGCGTCGCGCCGAGCTCGTCGAGTGTGCGTTCCACCGCGGTGCCGAAAGCCACCCGCGACACCATCCGGCATTCGTGGTCCACCAAGAGCAGGGACACCTCGGTGTTCGCCAGCCGGTCGGCCGCGTCGTCGAGAACCGGACGGGCGGCGTCGAGTAGTGGGTCCGCCGACGCGATGTCGACGAATGCGGTGGGTGGGGCACCGTCGGGCCGGACGCCGGACAGCGCCGACCGTCGCCACGAGTGTTCGATGACGGGACGTCGGGGCGCGTGGTCGGAGACGAGGAGAAGTGAGTCGATGTCCATAACGTGACACACATCACCCGGGAAGGGAAGTCCGGTCGTCGTCGACGACCACGACGGTTTCGCCGGTCGTCTGCTGTCGCCATCGACCCAGTAGGCCGACGACGGCGGCCACCACCGCGACGCCGATCAGCACCCCGAGCATCGCTCGCAGCGCCCACGCGTAACCGTTCGGGCCGGGGTCGAGGAACGGATACGGGTACCAACCGACGATCGCACCCCGGATGAGGGTGTATGCGCCGAAGGCCACCACCGGGGCGAGCCAGGTCAGCCAGCTCCGCGCCGGTAGCCGGCCCGGACGGAAGACCACCCAGTCGATCAGCAGATACACCGGCAGGATGCGGTGCATCGTCGCGTTGATCCAATCGGTGTAGAGGCTGACGTCGTGGTCGGAGAGCAGCAGTGCATAGAAGATCCCGGTGCTGATCATCGCTGTTGTGGTGGCCCCGCGAAGCCACGTCCACGCCGTTCCCCGCGCACCGGAGACCGCGCCCGCCACCAGCACGACGACCGCGGCGATGTTCGACACCACCGTGAAGTAGCTCAGGTAGTCGGCGAGGGAGAAGCCCGGTCCGCGGGACTGCTGTATCGGTTGGGTGATCAACGCGGCGATGCCGAGCCCGGCGAACGCGAGCCGGACCAGTCGCGCCCACCGTCGCCGCTCGTCCATGGCGGCGATTGTGTCACCTCGCCGGCCGGGCGGCCGTGACCTGACGCACGTCCTCGCGACTGGTGCGAGTCGGTCGGGCGCGGCGCCGAGGCACCGTTGTTCGCCGACTACGGTTGACGTCATGCGCGTCGCGACCTGGAACGTGAACTCGGTCAAGCAGCGGATCCCGCGGCTGTTGCCGTGGCTCGATCAGCGACGTCCCGATGTGGTGTGTCTGCAGGAGACCAAGCTCTCCGACGAAGCGTTCCACGAGGCGCTCGGAGCAGACCTGGCCGACCGTGGCTACGAGACAGCCCATGTGGGACAAGGGCAATGGAACGGGGTTGCGCTGCTGTCGCGGGTCGGCCTCGACGATGTCCGCGCCGGATTCGACGCCGTCCCGGGCTACCCCGAGTCGGCGGCCCCGCCCGAGGCCCGTGCGGTGTCGGCGCTGTGCGGGGGCGTGCGGATCTTCTCGCTCTACGTGCCCAACGGGCGCGTGCCCGACTCGGATCACTATCACTACAAACTGGAATGGCTTGCCCGCCTGCGGGACAGCGTCGGGAATGCGTCGGGCGACGACGCTGCGGCCAACACGATGTTGTGCGGGGACATGAACATCGCACCGGCCGACGCCGACGTCTTCGATCCCGCGGCGTACGAGGGCCACACACATGTGACCGCGCCGGAGCGCGACGCGCTCGCCGCGCTAGAGGACCTGGGTCTGCGTGATGTCGTCCGGGAGCGGTGGCCCGACGACCGGGTGTTCAGCTACTGGGACTACCGGGCGGGCATGTTCCACAAGGATCTCGGCATGCGGATCGACCTGATCCTGGCCGGCCATCCGATCGCGGATCGGGTGGCCGCCGCCTGGATCGATCGTCAGGCGCGCAAGGGCAGCAAGCCGAGCGACCATGCGCCGGTGATCGTGGATCTCGACGACGCACCCGACGGTGATGTCGGGCCGGTGGTACCGCCGCCGTCGAACCCGGCCAAGCGGGGTGCCACCAAGGTCGTCCTGCCCCAGTCGACCGAATAGCACTGTCCCCGAACCGGACCTGTCGGACACTCCGGCTACTGTTCAGGCGTCTCTCAGCATTCCGTCTGAGGGCTTGTCACGGTTCACATGAGGTTGGGGTCATGAAGCACATTCATCGAATTCTCCTGGCGATCGCCGCGTTCACCGCGGTCGCGCTGGTCATCCCGTCGGCGACCGCGCACGCGACGCCGGCCCGCGTCGGCGGTACACCGTTCGTCGAGGCCGGATTCACCGCAGACGGCACGGCGATCGTCGCGAAACTGCGTGACGGCGTCTTCGCGCCGAACGCGGCGGGCTCCGAGTTGCAGGTGCTGGGCCGCGACGGTCGCGTCGTCGACGCGATGCCGCGGGAAGGAACGATGGACGGCTTCCGGGTGCCGTTGCGATGGACGGTCGGCGCCGATCGATCGACCGCGACCTTCACGCCGATCATCAGTCCCGAGTACCGCGCGGCCCTGGACGCGGCGGCCACTGATGCGGCGAAGAAGCCGCGCGGGAAGCGCATCTCGAAGGCGCAGCGCTACGACATGATGTGGACCGAGCTGAACAAGGGATGGACGGGCAACACACCCCTGTACACGCTGATCGGTGGCCTGATCGGATTCCTCATCTGGACCATCCCGGGTGCCGCGATCGGCGCGGCCATCGGTGCCTACATCGGATACCAGACCTCCAACCCGAAGGCGTGGCCGTCGGTCATCGCGTGGTGGAACACGCCGTAGTGCGATGTGCTGCGCACCTTCCTGCCGGATCGGGAAGGTGCGCAGCACAGCTCGCGGACGGACGCCGAGGGGGCAGTGGTGCCCGATCCGGCCGAAAGCGGGAACGACACCCGGATCCGGCCGTCTAATGGGGTATGGGCCTGTGCGATCGCATGGAGCAGCGGATCGGCCGCTTTGCCGAGCGCATCACACCCCGTCGACGCGGCGACGTCATCGACACCTATCGCAACATCCGACTGGGCATGGTGTCGCTCATCGCGATGCTGGCCTTCGCCGTGTTCGGCGACTCGATCGCCTCGCACGACATCAGGTTCTCGATCAGTGACTACTACGACTCCTCGGCGCGGGCGGTGTTCATCGCAACCCTCTGCGCGATGGGGGCGATGCTCATGGCCTACAAGGGCCGCACCGAGATCGAGGACGTGCTGCTGAACTTCGCGGGCTTTCTCGCGTTCCTGGTCGCGTTCATCCCTACGAACACACCTGACCGGCAACCGGATCCGCCGCTCGACTGGATCGTGAAGAACGCCTGGACCGCCGTCTTCGGCGGGTTGTTCGCGATGACTGTCTGGGCGCTGTTGAGCGGGGCCGGCCGGTTCGCGACGCCACCCCGGCCCACTCTCGCCGGGCTGGTGGTCCGTGTGCTGGCGCTGGCACCGGTCGTCGTGGTGGTGGCGCAGGTGACCTGGTTCGACACCGCAACGCGGGTGTCACCGCACGGCGTCGCCGCCGTGTCGATGTTCGTGATGTTGACCGGGGTCGTCGTCCTCAACGGTTTGGTGGTGATGGCGGGAGACGTCCCCGTGAAGTACGCGCGGTGGTACTTCGGGACCGCCCTGGTCATGCTCGTGACCATCGTCGTCGCGATCGTGGCCACCCTGTCCGGCTGGGGAGCGGGCGTGAACCTGATCTTCTGGGTCGAGTGGGTACTCCTCGCCGCGTTCGGCGCGTTCTGGATCGTGCAGACCTTCGAGCGCTGGGACGAGGAAAAGCAGCTCGGGGAGTTCGAGAAGGTCGCCGCCCCGGGGCCGCCGAGCGGGGAACAAACCGGCCGATGACGAGGTTGAGCATCGACGAGAGGTCGGCCGGCGTTCACCCGGGCGTTGATCCCC
This sequence is a window from Gordonia insulae. Protein-coding genes within it:
- a CDS encoding aldehyde dehydrogenase family protein, which gives rise to MTAVATDLLPRVRDFIAGDRPMLIGGEWVWAESGRTFETIDPATARPITSVAHGDAADVDRAVRAARQAFDDGPWSRMKPNERERLIWRVGDLLTERAAEFGQLEALDNGKAATIATAVDTAWSADIFRYNAGLATKITGSTVNVSMPFVPGGEFHAYTLREPVGVCGLIVPWNFPLLMAAFKLAPALAAGNTVILKPAEQTPLTALLLGEIFTEAGFPPGVVNIVTGYGEAGAALAAHEDVDKIAFTGSTEVGKKIVEAAKGNLKKVSLELGGKSPNIVFADADFEKAVAGSVAAWMFNHGQCCVAGTRLYVERPIFDDFTAAVAEAASQAKIGPGLDPATELGPLVSQEQFDRVSGYLSAGLADGARALTGGKRWGDEGFFIEPTVFVDVEPSFSIVQEEIFGPVVAALPFDADTGVAAAANDSIYGLAAGIWTQDLSKAHKTARQIKAGSVWVNQYNGFDTAMPFGGYKQSGWGRELGGAAIDLYTQTKAVNVAL
- a CDS encoding sigma-54-dependent Fis family transcriptional regulator, translated to MDIDSLLLVSDHAPRRPVIEHSWRRSALSGVRPDGAPPTAFVDIASADPLLDAARPVLDDAADRLANTEVSLLLVDHECRMVSRVAFGTAVERTLDELGATPGVPFGEDTVGTTALGTPAEIRGGITVNSSEHYLEQFKSISCFGQPIVHPTTRRLAGIICMSEIADRINPLAVPFVNSIVADIADRLLDRSRVHQRRVLDAFQRAAPRRDIAVAAIGDDLQLTNAMAAELLSPTDIGALRIVAADPGLREITMPLTLVSGLDVEVRVEPVAGTRGAALFRFRPAAPTPSTPTPVARAASGSVAITGEPGSGRSTRALATAADADVPAVVVDVADDLISGRLPDVLGAITRARAAGAPLVVDGADLLDERSVALLGKASVQATADAPLIVVAGPREQTGAGVAALLSRCGTRVDLPPLRHRTSELAALASGVLTGIDDTLTLSGQAADALLCQDWPGNFSELIAVLRQAATTCSDRSARVVELADLPADHRTTSRAAHLSGREQAERTAIVDALDRAGGNKVHAARELGISRTTLYARMRSLGI
- a CDS encoding Pr6Pr family membrane protein codes for the protein MDERRRWARLVRLAFAGLGIAALITQPIQQSRGPGFSLADYLSYFTVVSNIAAVVVLVAGAVSGARGTAWTWLRGATTTAMISTGIFYALLLSDHDVSLYTDWINATMHRILPVYLLIDWVVFRPGRLPARSWLTWLAPVVAFGAYTLIRGAIVGWYPYPFLDPGPNGYAWALRAMLGVLIGVAVVAAVVGLLGRWRQQTTGETVVVVDDDRTSLPG
- a CDS encoding exodeoxyribonuclease III, translating into MRVATWNVNSVKQRIPRLLPWLDQRRPDVVCLQETKLSDEAFHEALGADLADRGYETAHVGQGQWNGVALLSRVGLDDVRAGFDAVPGYPESAAPPEARAVSALCGGVRIFSLYVPNGRVPDSDHYHYKLEWLARLRDSVGNASGDDAAANTMLCGDMNIAPADADVFDPAAYEGHTHVTAPERDALAALEDLGLRDVVRERWPDDRVFSYWDYRAGMFHKDLGMRIDLILAGHPIADRVAAAWIDRQARKGSKPSDHAPVIVDLDDAPDGDVGPVVPPPSNPAKRGATKVVLPQSTE